One genomic region from Esox lucius isolate fEsoLuc1 chromosome 24, fEsoLuc1.pri, whole genome shotgun sequence encodes:
- the zgc:194655 gene encoding uncharacterized protein zgc:194655, with protein MGKIYQVTVIGFRGEKMVIDLSNTEEQMKSMTVLQLKKKISERLPGNSGEDLETLRLIFTNKQLEDSSTLSSYAIQHQSIIQLVMRVPGGRRH; from the exons ATGGGAAAGATCTACCAGGTCACAGTGATTGGATTCAGAGGGGAAAAAATGGTGATCGACCTGAGCAATACAGAGGAACAGATGAAGAGTATGACAGTACTGcagctgaaaaagaaaatttcTGAAAGGCTTCCGGGGAACTCAG GGGAAGATCTGGAGACCCTTCGACTGATCTTTACCAACAAACAGCTTGAGGACTCATCCACGCTCTCCTCGTATGCGATCCAACACCAGTCTATCATCCAGCTAGTGATGAGGGTGCCTGGGGGACGGAGACATTGA
- the LOC106024920 gene encoding probable E3 ubiquitin-protein ligase ARI5: MTTQQQEEEKRYDPRDQTLRFVNRPDDLDPLDDDTTVLKAEMSCGHAVTPESLTGWCRSLLDQGQFRFLCPAYRTDTVEKCGAEWPYPEVRRLAVLTTEEMEHFEKTMAASAAATYCEYKSCPGCNTYVEREDLSNLCVMCTVCTADNGQAYEFCWQCMKQWKGPQERSDHCDNDGCINQDLELLKNCETTTLTEVQGVSDCPSIRACPTCGQRVEHDKTGCKNILCPRCNVEFCFVCLKLTSDCLETSSYFIACSDGVAPRQTSIPVWCRN; this comes from the exons ATGACAACCCAACAGCAGGAGGAAGAAAAGCGATATGACCCCAGGGATCAAACGCTCCGGTTTGTTAACAGACCGGACGATTTAGATC CCCTGGATGATGACACCACTGTCCTCAAGGCTGAGATGTCCTGTGGTCATGCAGTCACCCCAGAGTCTCTGACCGGATGGTGCCGCAGCCTCCTGGACCAG GGTCAGTTCAGGTTTTTGTGCCCTGCATACAGAACTGACACAGTTGAGAAGTGTGGCGCTGAGTGGCCTTACCCAGAGGTACGTAGACTAGCTGTGCTCACCACTGAGGAGATGGAGCACTTTGAGAAGACCATGGCTGCCTCGGCCGCTGCCACATACTGTGAATACAAATCA TGCCCTGGCTGTAACACctatgtagagagagaggatcTGTCCAACCTCTGTGTGATGTGTACAGTGTGTACTGCAGACAACGGCCAGGCGTACGAGTTCTGCTGGCAGTGTATGAAGCAGTGGAAAGGTCCCCAGGAGCGTTCTGACCACTGTGACAATGATGGCTGCATCAACCAGGATCTTGAACTGCTGAAGAACTGCGAAACCACCACTTTGACTGAGGTGCAGGGGGTCTCTGACTGCCCCTCCATTCGTGCCTGTCCCACCTGTGGCCAACGGGTGGAGCACGACAAGACTGGTTGTAAGAATATTCTCTGCCCGAGATGCAATGTGGAGTTCTGCTTTGTGTGCCTGAAGCTCACATCTGACTGCTTGGAGACCAGTTCATATTTCATAGCCTGCTCTGATGGTGTTGCCCCTAGGCAGACCTCTATACCTGTATGGTGTAGAAACTGA
- the LOC109614999 gene encoding leishmanolysin-like peptidase 2: MRLQLIDYIKMSQSECWIEENESETDDWSGETYHLNSRCFISNLTRENVSLSVSDSVVGRCYRHRCTGLNRYQIQVSGADWMDCPAGGATEVTGYRGLVFCPDKRLCWYPDIDLSNNTQISDSSDILTTDPSIPGKVQYRPHSVFGPGGHWCCVSPGGPDSQLQEVSLLQSQGT; the protein is encoded by the exons ATGAGACTACAACTCATAGATTATATCAAAATGTCTCAG AGTGAGTGTTGGATAGAAGAGAATGAGTCTGAAACAGACGACTGGAGTGGAGAGACCTACCATTTAAACAGCCGATGCTTCATCTCTAACCTGACCAGAGag aatgtctccctctctgtcagtgACTCTGTGGTGGGTCGTTGTTACAGACACAGGTGTACTGGACTGAACCGGTATCAGATACAGGTGTCCGGCGCTGACTGGATGGACTGCCCAGCTGGGGGTGCCACTGAG GTGACAGGATACAGGGGTTTAGTGTTCTGTCCTGACAAGAGGTTGTGTTGGTACCCAGACATTGACTTGTCCAACAACACCCAGATATCTGACTCTTCAGATATCTTAACCACAGACCCATCGATACCTGGGAA GGTTCAATACAGACCTCACAGTGTCTTCGGTCCTGGGGGTCACTGGTGTTGTGTGTCTCCTGGCGGGCCTGACAGTCAGCTACAGGAAGTATCTCTCCTTCAGAGTCAGGGTACATGA
- the LOC114830359 gene encoding probable E3 ubiquitin-protein ligase ARI7 isoform X1, with protein sequence MCLSVTDRWTEDSHAMEDEKSYDPEDRTLKFVERQDDIALDEDPSVLKAEMSCGHAVTPESLTGWCRSLLDQGQFRFLCPSYITETAEMCGAEWPYPEVRRLAVLTTEEMEHFEKTMADSAAATYCEYKSCPGCNTYVERKDLSNLCVMCTVCTADNGQVYEFCWQCMKKWKGPQERSDHCDNDGCINQDLELLKNCKTTTLTEVQGVSDCPSIRACPTCGQRVEHDKTGCKNILCPRCNVEFCFVCLKLTSDCLETSSYFIACSDGVAPRQTSIPVWCRN encoded by the exons ATGTGTCTGTCAGTGACTGATAGATGGACCGAAGACAGCCACGCAATGGAGGACGAGAAGAGCTATGACCCTGAAGACAGAACACTCAAGTTTGTCGAACGACAGGATGATATTG CCCTGGATGAAGACCCTTCTGTCCTGAAGGCAGAGATGTCCTGTGGTCATGCAGTCACCCCAGAGTCTCTGACCGGATGGTGCCGCAGCCTCCTGGACCAG GGTCAGTTCAGGTTTTTGTGCCCTTCATACATAACTGAGACAGCTGAAATGTGTGGCGCTGAGTGGCCTTACCCGGAGGTACGTAGACTAGCTGTGCTCACCACTGAGGAGATGGAGCACTTTGAGAAGACCATGGCTGACTCGGCCGCTGCAACATACTGTGAATACAAATCA TGCCCTGGCTGTAACACCTATGTAGAGAGAAAGGATCTGTCCAACCTCTGTGTGATGTGTACAGTGTGTACTGCAGACAACGGCCAGGTGTACGAGTTCTGCTGGCAGTGTATGAAGAAGTGGAAAGGTCCCCAGGAGCGTTCTGACCACTGTGACAATGATGGCTGCATCAACCAGGATCTTGAACTGCTGAAGAACTGCAAAACCACCACTTTGACTGAGGTTCAGGGGGTCTCTGACTGCCCCTCCATTCGTGCCTGTCCCACCTGTGGCCAACGGGTGGAGCACGACAAGACTGGTTGTAAGAATATTCTCTGCCCGAGATGCAATGTGGAGTTCTGCTTTGTGTGCCTGAAGCTCACATCTGACTGCTTGGAGACCAGTTCATATTTCATAGCCTGCTCTGATGGTGTTGCCCCTAGGCAGACCTCTATACCTGTATGGTGTAGAAACTGA
- the LOC114830359 gene encoding probable E3 ubiquitin-protein ligase ARI7 isoform X2, translated as MEDEKSYDPEDRTLKFVERQDDIALDEDPSVLKAEMSCGHAVTPESLTGWCRSLLDQGQFRFLCPSYITETAEMCGAEWPYPEVRRLAVLTTEEMEHFEKTMADSAAATYCEYKSCPGCNTYVERKDLSNLCVMCTVCTADNGQVYEFCWQCMKKWKGPQERSDHCDNDGCINQDLELLKNCKTTTLTEVQGVSDCPSIRACPTCGQRVEHDKTGCKNILCPRCNVEFCFVCLKLTSDCLETSSYFIACSDGVAPRQTSIPVWCRN; from the exons ATGGAGGACGAGAAGAGCTATGACCCTGAAGACAGAACACTCAAGTTTGTCGAACGACAGGATGATATTG CCCTGGATGAAGACCCTTCTGTCCTGAAGGCAGAGATGTCCTGTGGTCATGCAGTCACCCCAGAGTCTCTGACCGGATGGTGCCGCAGCCTCCTGGACCAG GGTCAGTTCAGGTTTTTGTGCCCTTCATACATAACTGAGACAGCTGAAATGTGTGGCGCTGAGTGGCCTTACCCGGAGGTACGTAGACTAGCTGTGCTCACCACTGAGGAGATGGAGCACTTTGAGAAGACCATGGCTGACTCGGCCGCTGCAACATACTGTGAATACAAATCA TGCCCTGGCTGTAACACCTATGTAGAGAGAAAGGATCTGTCCAACCTCTGTGTGATGTGTACAGTGTGTACTGCAGACAACGGCCAGGTGTACGAGTTCTGCTGGCAGTGTATGAAGAAGTGGAAAGGTCCCCAGGAGCGTTCTGACCACTGTGACAATGATGGCTGCATCAACCAGGATCTTGAACTGCTGAAGAACTGCAAAACCACCACTTTGACTGAGGTTCAGGGGGTCTCTGACTGCCCCTCCATTCGTGCCTGTCCCACCTGTGGCCAACGGGTGGAGCACGACAAGACTGGTTGTAAGAATATTCTCTGCCCGAGATGCAATGTGGAGTTCTGCTTTGTGTGCCTGAAGCTCACATCTGACTGCTTGGAGACCAGTTCATATTTCATAGCCTGCTCTGATGGTGTTGCCCCTAGGCAGACCTCTATACCTGTATGGTGTAGAAACTGA